A single region of the Oryzias latipes chromosome 19, ASM223467v1 genome encodes:
- the LOC105356521 gene encoding angiotensin-converting enzyme-like yields the protein MIETLCVTHRPGTSTTAKTSEQNNRGICPPTKRSEEHFDPGAKYHIPGNTPYIRYFVSFILQFQFHEKLCEAAKHTGPLHTCDIYRSAEAGEILRKVLQAGSSKPWPEVLQEAIGTREMNANSLLKYFEPVIKWLEEQNVNETLGWPDFGWVPPVPEGYPEDIEKNTDELDAKRLLDEYNTTAEEVWNAYTEASWKFYTDITDANKQAMYNTLLSNMETKYSVAEVCREDGRCHPLDPDLQKIMAESRDYNELLFAFGQQSGCA from the exons ATGATCGAGACGTTGTGTGTCACGCATCGGCCTGGGACTTCTACAACCGCAAAGACTTCAG aacaaaataataggGGAATTTGTCCGCCGACCAAACGATCAGAGGAGCATTTTGATCCTGGGGCAAAGTACCACATTCCCGGAAACACCCCATACATCAG GTATTTTGTCAGCTTCATCCTTCAGTTCCAATTCCATGAGAAACTGTGCGAGGCAGCCAAACACACAGGTCCTTTGCATACATGTGACatctaccgctctgcagaagcggGAGAGATTCTGAG GAAAGTCCTTCAAGCTGGTTCCTCCAAACCGTGGCCTGAAGTCCTTCAGGAGGCCATAGGCACCAGGGAGATGAATGCCAACTCATTGTTGAAATACTTTGAACCTGTTATTAAGTGGCTGGAAGAACAAAACGTAAATGAGACCCTGGGATGGCCTGACTTTGGCTGGGTCCCACCTGTCCCTGAAGGATACCCTGAAGATATTG AAAAGAATACAGATGAGCTTGATGCTAAAAGACTTCTAGATGAATATAATACCACAGCTGAGGAGGTGTGGAACGCATACACTGAAGCCAGCTGGAAATTCTACACAGACATCACCGATGCCAATAAACAGGCGATG TACAACACTCTTCTGTCCAACATGGAGACTAAATACAGTGTGGCTGAGGTTTGCCGAGAAGATGGGAGATGCCATCCACTAGACCCTG ACCTCCAGAAGATAATGGCAGAGTCCAGGGATTACAATGAGCTATTGTTTGCCTTTGGACAACAAAGCGGCTGTGCTTGA